One genomic segment of Arcobacter porcinus includes these proteins:
- a CDS encoding META domain-containing protein, producing the protein MYKKLLFIITLISTLFFVACSKPNALEDASFKAIELNSKEISNSPKVANISFGKDLKVYGNLGCNNFFGNYLIEKSNLVIGEVGSTMMMCQNMETEREFMNVLENVKTYKIEENSLIFFDKDNKIIAKFVKE; encoded by the coding sequence ATGTATAAAAAACTATTATTTATAATAACACTTATTTCAACTCTATTTTTTGTAGCTTGTTCAAAACCAAATGCTTTGGAAGATGCTAGTTTTAAAGCTATTGAATTAAATAGCAAAGAGATTTCTAATAGTCCTAAAGTTGCAAATATTAGCTTTGGAAAAGATTTAAAAGTATATGGAAATTTAGGATGTAATAACTTTTTTGGAAATTATTTAATAGAAAAATCAAACCTTGTGATTGGTGAAGTTGGAAGTACTATGATGATGTGCCAAAATATGGAAACAGAAAGAGAGTTTATGAATGTTTTAGAAAATGTTAAAACTTATAAAATAGAAGAAAATAGTTTAATCTTTTTTGACAAAGATAATAAAATAATAGCTAAATTTGTAAAAGAGTAA
- the panC gene encoding pantoate--beta-alanine ligase — MKIVKTIEELKEIRKELNGTIGFVPTMGALHDGHISLIKEARANNDFVIVSIFVNPTQFLPNEDLSSYPRKAEADAKICQMCKVDFLFMPEVSTMYENSEVLIKAPQNSYVLEGFTRPGHFDGVLQVVLKLFNLTRPTNAYFGKKDAQQLTLIQQMVKNLFLNINIVPCPIIRENSGLALSSRNVYLDANQKIEALKISKSIYMAGNLIARGERDSQIVINKIYEVLENLDVEYVKVVDNNFNEIKVIEPKNTIILVVVRFGKIRLLDNIWM; from the coding sequence TTGAAAATAGTAAAAACTATTGAAGAGTTAAAAGAGATTAGAAAAGAGTTAAATGGAACTATTGGTTTTGTTCCAACAATGGGTGCTTTGCACGATGGTCACATTAGTTTAATAAAAGAAGCAAGAGCAAATAATGATTTTGTAATTGTTTCAATATTTGTAAATCCAACTCAATTTTTGCCAAATGAAGATTTAAGTTCATATCCAAGAAAAGCTGAAGCAGATGCAAAAATATGTCAAATGTGTAAAGTAGATTTTCTTTTTATGCCTGAAGTTTCTACAATGTATGAAAATAGTGAAGTTTTAATAAAAGCTCCACAAAATTCTTATGTACTTGAAGGCTTTACAAGACCTGGACATTTTGATGGTGTTTTACAAGTTGTTTTAAAACTTTTTAATTTAACTCGTCCTACAAATGCATATTTTGGTAAGAAAGATGCTCAACAATTAACTTTAATTCAACAAATGGTAAAAAATCTATTTTTAAATATAAATATAGTTCCTTGTCCTATTATTAGAGAAAATAGTGGTTTAGCTCTTAGCTCAAGAAATGTATATTTAGATGCAAATCAAAAGATAGAAGCTTTAAAAATATCAAAATCAATCTATATGGCTGGAAATCTTATTGCAAGAGGAGAGAGAGATTCACAAATTGTAATTAATAAAATTTATGAAGTTCTTGAAAACCTTGATGTAGAATATGTGAAGGTTGTAGATAATAATTTTAATGAAATAAAAGTAATAGAGCCAAAAAATACAATTATTTTAGTTGTTGTAAGATTTGGTAAAATAAGACTTCTTGATAATATCTGGATGTAA
- a CDS encoding ABC transporter permease, with translation MKLFFKKILYLIVMLFIISLISFIAINLAPNSFFASGELNPNITPEAIDNLKEIYGLDKALHIQYFSWLFSIINLDFGISFSSGVAVKDEILSRISVTLILNIVSMFFIFVISLYLGIKAALKQNSFFDKFVKQLSLLSFSMPSFYLALILVLIFSIYFEILPIAGLHSVPNDGSLSYYLDFAWHLILPIFIIVFAGIGSLTLYVRALTIEILKSDYIFFAKARGLSNKIVLRNYILPNLYPPIITLLGLSLPGIIGGSVILETIFSIDGMGLLFYQSALSHDYPVIMGILIIGAFLTLVGNIIADLVLLKLNPNYNEN, from the coding sequence ATGAAACTGTTTTTTAAGAAAATATTATATCTTATTGTTATGCTTTTTATAATTAGCTTAATTTCATTTATAGCTATAAATTTAGCACCAAACTCTTTTTTTGCAAGTGGAGAGTTAAATCCAAATATTACTCCTGAAGCAATAGATAATTTAAAAGAGATTTATGGTCTTGATAAGGCACTTCATATACAATATTTTTCATGGCTTTTCTCTATTATTAATCTTGATTTTGGTATCTCTTTTTCAAGTGGAGTAGCTGTAAAAGATGAGATTTTATCTAGAATTAGTGTTACTCTTATTTTAAATATTGTTTCAATGTTTTTTATTTTTGTAATAAGTTTATATTTAGGTATAAAAGCAGCTCTTAAACAAAACAGTTTTTTTGATAAATTTGTAAAGCAGTTATCACTACTTAGCTTTTCAATGCCATCATTTTATTTGGCATTGATTTTAGTTTTGATTTTTTCTATATATTTTGAAATTCTTCCAATAGCTGGACTTCATAGTGTTCCAAACGATGGAAGCTTATCTTACTATTTAGATTTTGCTTGGCATTTAATTTTGCCAATTTTTATAATTGTTTTTGCAGGAATTGGAAGTTTAACTCTGTATGTTAGAGCACTAACAATTGAGATTTTAAAAAGTGATTATATATTTTTTGCAAAAGCTAGAGGATTAAGCAATAAAATAGTCTTAAGAAACTATATTTTACCAAATTTATATCCACCAATTATCACTCTTTTGGGTTTGAGTTTACCTGGAATTATTGGTGGAAGTGTAATATTAGAAACTATTTTTTCAATAGATGGAATGGGTCTTTTATTTTATCAAAGTGCATTAAGTCATGATTACCCTGTAATTATGGGAATATTAATAATTGGGGCATTTCTTACTCTTGTAGGAAATATTATTGCTGATTTAGTTTTACTTAAACTAAATCCAAACTATAATGAAAATTAA
- the acpS gene encoding holo-ACP synthase, with the protein MIGIDIVNIDRVKKLKEKFEDKFYDRFLSSSEKLLIQRVETAAGFWAAKEAASKAIGTGIGEICSFQDIKIKKDKNNAPKIKYSKALRKRFNIKKSYLSITHDGGFAIAVVVNIFK; encoded by the coding sequence ATGATAGGTATAGATATAGTAAATATTGATAGAGTAAAAAAATTAAAAGAGAAGTTTGAAGATAAATTTTATGATAGATTTTTAAGTAGTTCTGAAAAGCTTTTAATACAAAGAGTTGAAACAGCAGCTGGATTTTGGGCAGCAAAAGAGGCAGCTAGTAAAGCAATAGGTACAGGTATTGGAGAAATTTGTAGTTTTCAAGATATAAAAATAAAAAAAGATAAAAATAATGCACCAAAAATAAAGTATAGTAAAGCCTTAAGAAAAAGATTTAATATTAAAAAATCGTATCTTAGTATTACTCATGATGGTGGTTTTGCTATTGCTGTTGTTGTAAATATTTTTAAATAA
- a CDS encoding DsbA family protein translates to MMNCDDKLGVCSVSSDESANIKLKLDKKATLYYIGDPMCSWCYGMGDILKNVEKYCKINGIKFQILVAGLRAGGGDVWNDNFKSFLKNEWNKISELTKKEFSFSIFNLDFFNYDTRPACKAVYIVKKMTNNDSLVSLDFFSKIQSKFYAKSEDPKELGFYEEICKETKIDFKEFSELFNDEKTGDELEKEFMFSRTFSPSMPSLVLINDEKKTNISIGYSKYEDVISRLEKVL, encoded by the coding sequence ATGATGAATTGTGATGATAAATTAGGAGTTTGCTCTGTAAGTAGTGATGAAAGTGCGAATATAAAACTAAAATTAGATAAAAAAGCTACACTTTATTATATTGGTGATCCTATGTGTTCTTGGTGTTATGGGATGGGTGATATACTAAAAAATGTAGAGAAATATTGCAAAATAAATGGAATAAAGTTTCAAATTTTAGTTGCTGGTTTAAGAGCTGGTGGAGGAGATGTTTGGAATGATAACTTTAAATCTTTTTTAAAAAATGAGTGGAATAAAATATCAGAACTTACAAAAAAAGAGTTCTCTTTTTCTATTTTTAATCTTGATTTTTTTAATTATGATACAAGACCAGCTTGTAAAGCAGTTTACATTGTTAAAAAAATGACAAATAATGATAGCTTAGTAAGTCTTGATTTCTTTTCAAAGATTCAAAGTAAATTTTATGCAAAATCAGAAGATCCAAAAGAGTTGGGATTCTATGAAGAGATTTGTAAAGAAACTAAAATTGATTTTAAAGAGTTCTCAGAACTATTTAATGATGAAAAAACAGGGGATGAATTAGAAAAAGAGTTTATGTTTTCAAGAACTTTTTCACCATCAATGCCAAGTTTAGTTCTTATAAATGATGAGAAAAAAACTAATATATCTATTGGATATAGTAAATATGAAGATGTAATTTCTAGATTAGAGAAAGTTTTATAA
- the gltS gene encoding sodium/glutamate symporter: MNFTFNAYYTLIAAVIVLLLGKFLVNRISFLRRYNIPEPVAGGLVAAFLTTIVYNIWGYSITTNNDLQTSFMLIFFASIGLSANFYKLKEGGSSLVIFLFVIAFFILVQDFIGISLATLLGIDPLIGLIAGSITLTGGHGTAGAWGEILETKYAIEGATTLGMAAATFGLVMGGIIGGPLAKFLINKHKLADEKDFENEKENDDKKTIDEFVPFEYPRAVRLITTNSAITTLGLFAACLAFADFMTNITRGSTFELPTFVWALGGGVLLRNILENILKIEIFDRAIDVFGNASLSLYLAMALLSLKLWQLSDLAGSLTIILLTQVIAMVLYAYFITFRIMGKNYDASVLAAGHCGFGLGATPTAVANMQAITNTYGSSSKAFLIVPLCGAFFVDLINASIIQTILKFLG; the protein is encoded by the coding sequence ATGAATTTTACATTTAATGCTTATTACACTTTAATAGCAGCTGTTATAGTTCTGTTATTAGGAAAGTTTTTAGTAAATAGAATAAGTTTTTTAAGAAGATATAATATCCCTGAACCAGTAGCTGGAGGACTTGTAGCAGCATTTCTTACAACTATTGTATATAATATTTGGGGATATAGTATTACAACAAATAATGATTTACAAACGAGTTTTATGTTGATCTTTTTTGCTTCAATTGGTTTAAGTGCAAACTTTTATAAGTTAAAAGAGGGTGGTTCTAGCCTTGTTATATTCTTATTTGTTATAGCTTTTTTTATTTTAGTTCAAGATTTTATTGGAATATCTCTTGCTACACTTTTAGGAATAGATCCTTTAATTGGTTTAATAGCAGGTTCTATAACTTTAACAGGTGGTCATGGAACAGCTGGTGCTTGGGGTGAAATTCTTGAAACAAAATATGCAATAGAAGGTGCAACAACACTTGGAATGGCAGCTGCAACTTTTGGACTTGTAATGGGTGGAATTATTGGTGGTCCTCTTGCAAAATTCTTAATTAATAAACATAAACTAGCAGATGAAAAAGATTTTGAAAATGAAAAAGAGAATGATGATAAAAAAACAATAGATGAATTTGTACCTTTTGAGTATCCAAGAGCAGTAAGATTAATTACTACAAACAGTGCTATTACAACTTTAGGTCTTTTTGCTGCTTGTTTAGCATTTGCTGATTTTATGACAAATATAACAAGAGGTTCAACATTTGAACTTCCTACTTTTGTGTGGGCTTTAGGTGGAGGAGTTCTTCTTAGAAATATCCTAGAAAATATCTTAAAAATAGAGATTTTTGATAGAGCTATTGATGTATTTGGAAATGCATCTTTATCTTTATATTTAGCTATGGCTTTACTATCTTTAAAACTTTGGCAACTATCAGACTTAGCAGGTTCTTTAACAATAATTTTATTAACTCAAGTTATTGCTATGGTTTTATATGCTTACTTTATTACATTTAGAATTATGGGTAAAAACTACGATGCAAGTGTTTTAGCAGCTGGACATTGTGGTTTTGGTCTTGGAGCAACTCCAACAGCTGTTGCAAATATGCAAGCAATCACAAATACTTATGGTTCTTCTTCAAAAGCATTCTTAATAGTTCCTCTTTGTGGAGCATTCTTTGTAGATTTAATAAATGCTTCTATTATTCAAACTATCTTAAAGTTTTTAGGATAA
- the ruvX gene encoding Holliday junction resolvase RuvX, with protein sequence MKLASLDIGLKRVGVSICLMNDIVTPLPAIIRKNRNQAAKDVNSFLEEWKIEKLIIGLPSSNIDTQNRIKHFTHLLDLKIPFEFQEENLSSIEAKELMKGEVKHIRDGRIDSIAAKIILERYLRKKL encoded by the coding sequence TTGAAATTAGCATCTTTAGATATTGGTTTAAAAAGAGTGGGTGTATCTATATGTTTAATGAATGATATAGTAACTCCTCTTCCAGCTATTATAAGAAAAAATAGAAATCAAGCGGCAAAAGATGTTAACTCTTTTTTAGAAGAGTGGAAAATTGAAAAGCTAATAATTGGACTTCCTAGTTCAAATATTGATACACAAAATAGGATAAAACACTTTACTCATCTTCTTGATCTAAAAATTCCTTTTGAATTTCAAGAAGAGAATTTAAGCTCAATAGAAGCAAAAGAACTTATGAAAGGTGAAGTAAAACATATTAGAGATGGAAGAATAGATTCTATCGCTGCAAAAATTATCTTAGAAAGATATTTAAGAAAAAAACTATAA
- a CDS encoding methylenetetrahydrofolate reductase translates to MFEILIQKLQEDKFLTLETTPQHEPSMHNIIEKIRKFKIDSKVDGFTCTDNPLAKLKYSSLFAALKLQTEFKKPVIATMTMRDRNRIALQSDILGANDFDIRAILALTGDPAHMSDQPNSKGVFEANSLMLLKMIKSFNYGMDVSGRPFKIEPKQIFPFSVVNSYAKNFGSLEKKMHQKIQNGAVGVITQPVFDIENVKKLLETFENAKENVEGEKRKSQLILGLFPITKLRTALFLSAQVPGIHVPQMWIDELEKAHTISEEEEYKVGMQLSQNLFKEINKIHPKIHLMTSNNKFDVASEILS, encoded by the coding sequence ATGTTTGAAATACTTATTCAAAAACTTCAAGAAGATAAATTTTTAACTCTTGAAACAACACCTCAACACGAACCATCTATGCACAATATTATTGAAAAAATCAGAAAATTTAAAATTGATTCAAAAGTTGATGGTTTTACTTGCACAGATAACCCTTTAGCAAAATTAAAATATAGCTCACTTTTTGCAGCACTAAAACTTCAAACAGAGTTTAAAAAACCAGTAATTGCGACAATGACTATGAGAGATAGAAATAGAATTGCTTTACAATCAGATATTTTAGGAGCAAATGATTTTGATATTAGAGCTATTTTAGCTCTTACGGGAGATCCTGCTCATATGAGTGATCAACCAAATAGTAAAGGTGTTTTTGAAGCAAACTCATTAATGCTTCTAAAAATGATTAAATCTTTTAACTATGGAATGGATGTATCAGGAAGACCTTTTAAAATTGAACCTAAGCAAATTTTTCCTTTTTCTGTTGTAAACTCTTACGCGAAAAATTTTGGCTCTCTAGAAAAAAAGATGCATCAAAAGATTCAAAATGGGGCTGTTGGAGTTATTACTCAGCCTGTTTTTGACATTGAAAATGTTAAAAAACTTTTAGAAACTTTTGAAAATGCAAAAGAGAATGTTGAAGGGGAAAAAAGAAAATCTCAGTTAATTCTTGGACTTTTTCCTATTACAAAGCTTAGAACTGCACTTTTCTTATCTGCACAAGTTCCAGGAATTCATGTTCCTCAAATGTGGATTGATGAACTAGAAAAAGCACATACAATAAGTGAAGAAGAAGAGTATAAAGTAGGAATGCAATTAAGCCAAAATCTTTTTAAAGAGATAAATAAAATTCATCCAAAAATTCATCTAATGACTTCAAATAATAAATTTGATGTTGCAAGTGAAATTTTATCTTGA
- the serB gene encoding phosphoserine phosphatase SerB, protein MKLAVFDFDSTLMDGETIDILAEEFGLGDKVKKITEEAMSGRLDFFESLIQRVALLKGMEHKKVVEICANLPLMNGAYEVVSELKKMDYKVVCFSGGFRVGTSPAKDKLGLDADFSNILHEKDGVLTGLVGGDMMFSYSKGDMIRRLQKLLNVTKSNTLVCGDGANDLSMFYEADTRVAFCAKEVLKKEANIVIDTKDLRKILEHIKA, encoded by the coding sequence ATGAAATTAGCAGTATTTGATTTTGACTCAACACTTATGGATGGAGAGACAATAGATATTTTAGCAGAAGAGTTTGGACTAGGGGATAAAGTTAAGAAAATAACTGAAGAAGCTATGAGTGGAAGACTTGATTTTTTTGAATCACTAATTCAAAGAGTTGCTTTATTAAAAGGTATGGAACACAAAAAAGTTGTTGAAATTTGTGCAAATTTACCTTTAATGAATGGAGCTTATGAAGTAGTTAGTGAACTTAAAAAGATGGATTACAAAGTAGTTTGTTTTAGTGGTGGTTTTAGAGTTGGTACATCTCCTGCTAAAGATAAATTAGGTTTAGATGCTGATTTCTCAAATATTTTACACGAAAAAGATGGAGTTTTAACGGGGCTTGTTGGTGGAGACATGATGTTTTCATACTCAAAGGGAGACATGATAAGAAGATTACAAAAACTTTTAAATGTTACAAAAAGTAATACTTTAGTTTGTGGAGATGGAGCAAATGATTTATCAATGTTCTATGAAGCAGATACAAGAGTTGCATTTTGTGCAAAAGAAGTTTTAAAAAAAGAAGCTAATATCGTAATAGATACAAAAGATTTAAGAAAAATTTTAGAACATATAAAGGCTTAA
- a CDS encoding transaldolase, which translates to MKQFEDINYSIWCDFIERDFLENRFQEIINDEIIKGATSNPAIFESSITSSGAYEQQLLILQANDNKAIYEELAFTDIKRAAELLEPLYSNNSDNGFISIEVDPLLCDDAEATIAEGLRISKYLNADNVMIKIPATQAGYVAMRELTSKGIHVNATLIFSVEQAIECAKALDEGIKASNKNIKAVVSVFVSRFDRVIDGDLILKGLTPSKLGIINATKCYHEIENFENKNIRTLFASTGVKGNGLSPTYYIDNLIYPNSVNTAPLSTIEEWIKDGKKEACEILSEAKCDEYFEELSKEGFNVDEISKKLLEDGLESFKVSFKELLEKVKN; encoded by the coding sequence ATGAAACAATTTGAGGATATAAACTATTCAATTTGGTGTGATTTTATTGAAAGAGATTTTTTAGAAAATAGATTTCAAGAGATAATAAATGATGAAATAATAAAAGGAGCTACTTCAAATCCAGCTATTTTTGAATCATCAATTACATCTTCAGGAGCATATGAGCAACAGCTATTAATACTTCAAGCAAATGATAATAAAGCTATTTATGAAGAGTTGGCATTTACAGATATTAAAAGAGCAGCTGAACTTTTAGAGCCACTTTACTCAAATAATAGTGATAATGGATTTATATCTATTGAAGTTGATCCTCTTTTATGTGATGATGCAGAAGCAACAATTGCTGAGGGATTAAGAATTTCAAAATATTTAAATGCAGATAATGTGATGATTAAAATTCCAGCAACACAAGCTGGTTATGTAGCTATGAGAGAGCTTACAAGTAAAGGAATACATGTAAATGCAACACTTATTTTTTCAGTTGAACAAGCAATAGAGTGTGCAAAAGCTTTAGATGAAGGTATAAAAGCATCAAATAAAAATATAAAAGCAGTTGTTTCTGTATTTGTATCAAGATTTGATAGAGTTATTGATGGAGATTTAATATTAAAAGGATTAACTCCTTCAAAGCTAGGGATAATAAATGCTACAAAATGTTATCACGAGATTGAGAATTTTGAGAATAAAAATATCAGAACTCTTTTTGCAAGTACAGGTGTAAAAGGAAATGGATTGAGTCCAACTTATTATATAGATAATTTAATCTATCCAAATAGTGTAAACACTGCACCACTTTCAACTATTGAAGAGTGGATAAAAGATGGTAAAAAAGAGGCATGTGAGATTTTAAGTGAAGCAAAATGTGATGAGTATTTTGAAGAGTTATCAAAAGAGGGATTTAATGTAGATGAAATATCTAAAAAACTTCTAGAAGATGGTTTAGAATCTTTCAAAGTTTCATTTAAAGAGCTTTTAGAAAAAGTAAAAAATTAA
- a CDS encoding class II 3-deoxy-7-phosphoheptulonate synthase, which produces MKNWNPNSWRNFPIKQQPTYNDLNLLKAVEKEIASYPPLIFAGEALSLKKQLANVVNREAFLLQGGDCAESFNVFNATNIKDLFKVMMQMAVVLTFSGGCPVVKVGRVAGQFAKPRSSDFEDINGLSLPSYRGDIINDIYFTKEAREPNAKKLLKAYNQSAATMNLLRAFARGGMADLNQVHIWNLDFVKDNTLGTKYEEIADKISESLAFMKACGITSENTPQLNQTTLFTSHEALLLNYEEALTRRDSITGDWFNCSAHMLWIGDRTRDLDGAHLEYFRGIKNPIGCKVGPSMKEDELLRLIDALNPENEAGRLNLIVRMGNEKIAEHFPKLLAKVEKEGKKVLWSSDPMHGNTIKAENGYKTRDFESILGEVKQFFQIHKAQGSYAGGIHLEMTGQNVTECTGSRSSAITQSDLASRYHTQCDPRLNADQALELSFMIANTLKEARK; this is translated from the coding sequence ATGAAAAACTGGAATCCTAATTCATGGAGAAACTTTCCAATAAAACAACAACCAACTTATAATGATTTAAATCTTTTAAAGGCTGTTGAAAAAGAGATTGCATCTTATCCACCTTTGATTTTTGCAGGAGAAGCGTTAAGCCTTAAGAAACAACTTGCAAATGTTGTAAATAGGGAAGCATTTTTACTTCAAGGTGGAGATTGTGCTGAATCATTTAATGTATTTAATGCTACAAATATTAAAGATTTATTTAAAGTAATGATGCAAATGGCAGTTGTTCTTACATTCTCAGGTGGTTGTCCTGTTGTAAAAGTAGGTCGAGTTGCTGGACAATTTGCAAAACCAAGAAGCTCAGATTTTGAAGATATAAATGGACTAAGCTTACCTTCTTATAGAGGAGATATTATAAATGATATTTATTTTACAAAAGAAGCAAGAGAGCCAAATGCGAAAAAACTTTTAAAAGCATACAATCAAAGTGCAGCTACAATGAACCTTTTAAGAGCATTTGCTAGAGGTGGAATGGCTGATTTAAATCAGGTTCATATTTGGAATTTAGATTTTGTTAAAGATAATACTTTAGGAACAAAATATGAGGAGATTGCAGATAAAATTAGTGAAAGTTTAGCATTTATGAAAGCATGTGGAATAACAAGTGAGAATACTCCACAACTAAATCAAACTACACTTTTTACATCTCATGAAGCACTTTTACTAAATTATGAAGAAGCACTTACAAGAAGAGATTCAATAACAGGTGATTGGTTTAACTGTTCTGCTCATATGCTTTGGATTGGAGATAGAACAAGAGATTTAGATGGTGCACATTTAGAATATTTTAGAGGAATCAAAAATCCAATTGGTTGTAAAGTTGGACCATCTATGAAAGAAGATGAATTATTAAGATTAATTGATGCATTAAATCCAGAAAATGAAGCTGGAAGATTAAACTTAATTGTAAGAATGGGTAATGAAAAAATAGCAGAACACTTCCCAAAACTTTTAGCTAAAGTTGAGAAAGAGGGTAAAAAAGTATTGTGGTCAAGTGATCCAATGCATGGAAATACAATAAAAGCTGAAAATGGATATAAAACAAGAGACTTTGAATCTATTTTAGGAGAAGTTAAACAGTTTTTCCAAATCCATAAAGCTCAAGGTTCTTATGCTGGTGGAATTCACCTTGAAATGACTGGACAAAATGTTACAGAGTGTACAGGAAGTAGATCTTCAGCGATTACTCAAAGTGATTTAGCAAGTAGATATCACACGCAATGTGACCCAAGATTAAATGCTGATCAAGCATTAGAACTATCATTTATGATAGCAAATACTTTAAAAGAAGCTAGAAAATAA
- a CDS encoding arsenate reductase family protein: protein MITVYGIKTCGSVRNALKFFKDNNIEVDFFDFKKETPDSSKVKEWTKKADINTLFNNKGTKYKTLNLKELNLDENSKYEWLCKEPMLFKRPVIEFDDKLIVAWDEDEYKKIFL from the coding sequence ATGATTACAGTTTATGGAATAAAAACTTGTGGAAGTGTAAGAAATGCTTTGAAGTTTTTTAAAGATAACAATATTGAAGTTGATTTTTTTGACTTTAAAAAAGAGACTCCTGATTCTTCAAAAGTAAAAGAGTGGACAAAAAAAGCTGATATAAATACTCTTTTTAATAATAAAGGAACAAAGTATAAAACTCTAAATTTAAAAGAGTTAAATCTTGATGAAAATAGTAAATATGAGTGGCTTTGTAAAGAACCAATGCTTTTTAAAAGACCAGTTATAGAGTTTGATGATAAACTTATTGTAGCTTGGGATGAAGATGAGTATAAGAAGATTTTTTTATAA
- the gatC gene encoding Asp-tRNA(Asn)/Glu-tRNA(Gln) amidotransferase subunit GatC: MVVDDKLIAKLEKLSSLKIEDENKDKIKKDISQMLEFINNLNEVNVSGVEAYVNPISGGTLLRDDIAISSKEISDSILKNAPKSEDNHFVVPKIIE; encoded by the coding sequence ATAGTTGTAGATGATAAATTAATAGCAAAACTTGAAAAATTATCAAGTTTAAAAATAGAAGATGAAAACAAAGATAAAATTAAAAAAGATATTTCTCAAATGCTTGAGTTTATAAATAATCTAAATGAAGTTAATGTTTCAGGAGTTGAAGCATATGTAAATCCTATTTCTGGTGGAACTTTATTAAGAGATGATATTGCTATTTCAAGTAAAGAGATCTCTGATAGTATCTTAAAAAATGCTCCAAAAAGTGAAGATAATCACTTTGTAGTTCCAAAGATTATTGAGTAA